In one Molothrus ater isolate BHLD 08-10-18 breed brown headed cowbird chromosome 6, BPBGC_Mater_1.1, whole genome shotgun sequence genomic region, the following are encoded:
- the TP53I11 gene encoding tumor protein p53-inducible protein 11: MAAKQPPPLMKKHSQTDLVSRLKTRKILGVGGEDDDGEVHRSKISQVLGNEIKFAVREPLGLRVWQLVSAIMFSGVAVMALAFPDQLFDAIFEEESVSSKTPIRLYGGALLSIALIMWNALYTAEKAIIRWSLLAEACYFAVQFLVTTVSLVESSRIATGAVLLLVSRALFILISIYYYYQVGRRPKKV; the protein is encoded by the exons ATGGCGGCGAAGCAGCCCCCGCCGCTGATGAAGAAGCACAGCCAGACCGACCTGGTGAGCAGGCTGAAGACACGCAAGATCCTGGGCGTCGGCGGGGAGGATGACGACGGCGAGGTCCATCGCTCTAAG ATTAGCCAAGTACTGGGAAATGAAATCAAGTTTGCAGTCCGGGAACCACTGGGACTCAG GGTCTGGCAGCTTGTTTCCGCCATCATGTTTTCCGGGGTTGCTGTCATG GCCCTCGCTTTCCCTGACCAGCTCTTCGATGCCATCTTTGAGGAGGAATCGGTGAGCAGCAAGACTCCCATCCGGCTCTATGGTGGAGCCCTCCTCA GCATCGCGCTCATCATGTGGAACGCCCTGTACACCGCCGAGAAGGCCATCATCCGCTGGAGCCTGCTGGCCGAGGCCTGCTACTTCGCCGTGCAGTTCCTGG TTACCACTGTCTCCCTGGTTGAGAGTAGCCGGATAGCCACAGGTGCCGTGCTCCTCCTGGTCAGCCGAGCCCTCTTCATCCTCATCagcatttattattattaccaaGTTGGACGTCGTCCCAAGAAAGTCTAA